The Kaustia mangrovi genome has a segment encoding these proteins:
- a CDS encoding zinc-dependent alcohol dehydrogenase, which translates to MKAARFERPGIIDCIEVPDLQPRPGKVLVRMLQASLCGSDLHAVYMPLGPMDGPARPGAPGHEGVGEVVDSDDPRFPAGTVVLTAPNVEEAACFADYQLIDPAYLVALPQGARPDHLVVAQPFGTAIFGLKQALGDSGTPDCAVVSGQGAIGLFFTWLLKRRGVRTVIAIEPDAGRRALSASYGADLALDPAGDPVADAVRDVAGSGGAPFVVEAAGRDASRASAIRLAADEARVLLFGMPESMTMDGFPFGDVFLRRLTLISTHSSQEEADLASFRQAVDHVARGDLPVEPLTRSAYRLDDIREAFEAAHHCADGVVKARIDFT; encoded by the coding sequence ATGAAGGCTGCACGGTTCGAACGCCCCGGCATCATCGACTGCATAGAGGTGCCCGATCTCCAGCCCCGCCCGGGCAAGGTCCTTGTGCGCATGCTGCAGGCCTCGCTGTGCGGCAGCGACCTCCATGCCGTCTATATGCCGCTCGGCCCCATGGATGGCCCCGCCCGGCCCGGCGCGCCGGGCCACGAGGGGGTCGGCGAGGTGGTCGACAGCGACGATCCGCGCTTTCCCGCGGGCACGGTGGTGCTGACCGCGCCGAATGTCGAGGAGGCGGCGTGCTTCGCCGACTACCAGCTCATCGACCCGGCCTATCTGGTCGCCCTGCCGCAGGGCGCGCGGCCCGACCATCTGGTCGTCGCCCAGCCCTTCGGCACCGCCATCTTCGGGCTGAAGCAGGCGCTCGGCGATAGCGGGACGCCGGACTGCGCGGTGGTCTCGGGCCAGGGCGCCATCGGCCTGTTCTTCACCTGGCTGCTCAAGCGGCGCGGGGTGAGGACGGTCATCGCCATCGAGCCCGATGCCGGCCGCAGGGCGCTTTCGGCCAGCTATGGCGCCGATCTGGCGCTCGACCCGGCGGGAGACCCGGTGGCCGACGCGGTTCGCGACGTGGCCGGCAGCGGCGGCGCGCCCTTCGTGGTGGAAGCCGCCGGGCGCGACGCATCGCGCGCCAGTGCGATCCGGCTCGCCGCCGACGAGGCCCGCGTGCTCCTCTTCGGCATGCCGGAGAGCATGACGATGGACGGCTTTCCCTTCGGCGACGTCTTCCTGCGCCGCCTCACGCTGATCTCGACCCACAGCTCCCAGGAGGAAGCCGACCTCGCTTCCTTCCGGCAAGCCGTCGATCATGTCGCCCGCGGCGATCTCCCCGTCGAGCCGCTGACCCGCAGCGCCTATCGCCTGGACGACATCCGCGAGGCCTTCGAGGCGGCCCACCACTGCGCCGACGGCGTGGTGAAGGCGCGCATCGACTTCACCTGA
- the argB gene encoding acetylglutamate kinase, whose amino-acid sequence MTKPSGETAVPHISREDKAKVLSEALPFMQRYDGRTVVVKYGGHAMGSPELSRRFARDIVQLKQSGINPIVVHGGGPQIGRMLERLQINSAFEDGLRVTDRETVGVVEMVLAGSINKQVVADIQYAGGRAIGISGKDGNLVVARKLRRTRKDPDSNIERILDLGFVGEPEEVNADVLEGIAASDAIPVIAPIGTSPEGDTYNINADTFAGAIAVATGAKRLLLLTDVEGVLDRNKRLIRELSLAEARRLVHDGTISGGMIPKIETCISVVEQGVEGAVILDGRVPHIVLLELFTEHGVGTRVSMTGASDDD is encoded by the coding sequence ATGACGAAGCCCTCCGGCGAGACGGCCGTTCCCCATATTTCGCGCGAGGACAAGGCGAAGGTGCTCTCCGAGGCCCTTCCCTTCATGCAGCGCTATGACGGGCGAACGGTCGTGGTCAAATATGGCGGGCACGCCATGGGCTCGCCGGAACTGTCGCGCCGCTTCGCCCGCGACATCGTCCAGCTCAAGCAGAGCGGCATCAACCCCATCGTGGTCCATGGCGGCGGGCCGCAGATCGGCAGGATGCTGGAGCGGCTGCAGATCAACTCCGCCTTCGAGGACGGCTTGCGCGTGACCGACCGCGAGACCGTCGGCGTGGTGGAGATGGTGCTCGCCGGCTCGATCAACAAGCAGGTCGTCGCCGACATCCAGTATGCCGGCGGGCGTGCCATCGGCATTTCCGGCAAGGATGGCAACCTCGTCGTCGCGCGCAAGCTGCGCCGCACCCGCAAGGACCCCGATTCCAACATCGAGCGTATCCTCGATCTCGGCTTCGTCGGCGAGCCCGAGGAGGTCAATGCCGACGTTCTGGAAGGCATCGCGGCGAGCGACGCGATCCCCGTGATCGCGCCGATCGGAACCTCGCCGGAGGGCGACACCTACAATATCAACGCCGATACCTTCGCCGGCGCCATCGCGGTGGCGACGGGGGCGAAGCGCCTGCTGCTGCTCACCGACGTGGAGGGCGTGCTCGACCGGAACAAGCGGCTCATCCGCGAGCTGAGCCTTGCCGAGGCGCGCCGGCTCGTCCATGACGGCACGATCTCCGGCGGCATGATCCCGAAGATCGAGACCTGCATCTCCGTCGTCGAGCAGGGGGTCGAGGGCGCGGTCATCCTCGACGGGCGCGTGCCGCACATCGTGCTCTTGGAGCTGTTCACCGAGCACGGCGTGGGCACCCGCGTCTCCATGACGGGAGCGAGCGATGACGACTAA
- a CDS encoding pyrimidine 5'-nucleotidase, which translates to MTTKAPAFHEVETWIFDLDNTLYPANCRLFDQIDERMGAFIAERLSVDRAEARRIQKTFFFEHGTTLRGLMTVHDVEPADFLSFVHDIDHSPVTANEALSAELARLPGRKLIYTNGTVAHAECVLDRLGVGGHFDDIFDIQAANYLPKPEMDAYRRFIAHAGIDARRAAMFEDIARNLEAPHALGMTTVLVRSDDNEDSALIGRLNGDSEAEPHVHHVTDDLAGFLGAIAKREA; encoded by the coding sequence ATGACGACTAAGGCCCCCGCCTTCCACGAGGTCGAGACCTGGATCTTCGATCTCGACAACACGCTCTATCCGGCGAACTGCCGGCTGTTCGACCAGATCGACGAGCGCATGGGCGCCTTCATCGCCGAGCGCCTGTCGGTCGACCGCGCGGAGGCGCGTCGCATCCAGAAGACGTTCTTCTTCGAGCACGGCACCACGCTGCGCGGCCTGATGACGGTCCACGATGTGGAACCGGCGGACTTCCTGAGCTTTGTCCACGATATCGACCACTCGCCGGTGACCGCCAACGAGGCGCTGTCGGCCGAGCTCGCGCGGCTGCCCGGCCGCAAGCTCATCTATACCAACGGCACGGTCGCCCATGCCGAATGCGTGCTCGACCGGCTGGGCGTCGGCGGGCATTTCGACGACATCTTCGACATCCAGGCGGCGAACTACCTGCCGAAGCCGGAGATGGACGCCTATCGCCGCTTCATCGCCCATGCCGGGATCGACGCCCGCCGCGCGGCCATGTTCGAGGACATCGCCCGCAACCTGGAAGCGCCCCATGCGCTCGGCATGACGACGGTGCTGGTCAGGAGCGACGACAACGAGGACTCCGCCCTGATCGGCCGCCTGAATGGCGACAGCGAGGCGGAACCGCACGTCCACCACGTCACCGACGACCTCGCCGGCTTCCTCGGCGCCATTGCGAAACGGGAAGCATAG
- a CDS encoding nucleotidyltransferase family protein, with protein sequence MEIAAHSRSAVVAYQDLLRLHLDERASNLIGTIEERRRNGRTYLYERFRIGTEMMSRYLGEDKPELRARLERAEALRAEADMRKKRMARLARTLRAEGFITTDRQTGSILLAFARAGVFRLGGTLVGTSAYSLYQGELGVRMDHEELAQTGDIDFASFERLSVVLDDKVEESPAEILKVLKFDPVPGLNDRQVWKWRQSRSETMVEFLTPAFGTEGIKPLPALGVSAQALNYLNYLIADPIHAVALYRSGVLVQAPRPERFAIHKLIVADRRRGAPERLKARKDRAQAEFLVAVLSEDRPDDLAEAYEDALSRGPRWRDRIKTSLKHMPATAERLSALV encoded by the coding sequence ATGGAGATCGCTGCCCACAGCCGTTCGGCCGTTGTGGCCTATCAGGACCTGTTACGCCTTCATCTCGATGAAAGGGCCTCCAACCTGATTGGCACCATAGAGGAGCGGCGCCGCAACGGACGAACCTATCTCTACGAGCGCTTCCGGATCGGAACCGAGATGATGAGCCGCTATCTCGGCGAGGACAAGCCGGAGCTGCGCGCGCGCCTGGAGCGCGCGGAAGCGCTGCGGGCCGAGGCGGACATGCGCAAGAAGCGGATGGCCAGACTTGCCAGGACGCTTCGGGCCGAAGGCTTCATCACGACCGATCGCCAGACCGGTTCGATACTTCTGGCCTTTGCCCGGGCGGGAGTGTTCCGTCTTGGCGGAACCCTCGTGGGGACATCGGCCTACAGCCTCTACCAAGGCGAGCTCGGGGTGCGCATGGACCATGAGGAGCTGGCCCAGACCGGCGACATCGATTTCGCCAGTTTCGAACGGCTCTCGGTCGTTCTGGACGACAAGGTCGAAGAAAGCCCTGCCGAGATCCTCAAGGTGCTAAAGTTCGATCCGGTTCCCGGACTGAACGATCGACAAGTCTGGAAATGGCGTCAGAGCCGCTCGGAGACCATGGTCGAGTTCCTGACACCGGCCTTCGGGACCGAAGGGATCAAGCCATTGCCCGCACTGGGAGTGAGTGCCCAGGCCCTGAACTACCTGAACTATCTCATCGCGGACCCGATTCATGCGGTTGCTCTCTACCGCTCCGGCGTTCTGGTCCAGGCGCCGCGGCCCGAGCGCTTCGCCATACATAAGTTGATCGTGGCCGACCGGCGCCGCGGCGCCCCCGAGCGGCTGAAGGCTCGAAAGGACCGCGCGCAGGCGGAGTTCCTTGTGGCGGTTCTGTCCGAGGACCGCCCGGACGACCTCGCCGAAGCTTACGAGGACGCGCTATCGCGCGGCCCTCGCTGGCGGGACAGGATCAAGACAAGCCTGAAACATATGCCCGCGACGGCAGAACGGCTCTCGGCCTTGGTTTGA
- a CDS encoding GlxA family transcriptional regulator, whose amino-acid sequence MAENGKLDVVIVLVNEGYASTAVGPIEVFASAGSMFNEMRGGDPQPRFRVKMASIDGDPIESAYGLRISPDSSIADVGRADLVMVSASGLLPSKWMSRHAALLPWLADRYHDGTLVAGVCSGVAFLAEAGLLDGRRATTHWGVADTFRRRYPKVDWRTDMLITEDAGLFCGGGVNAATDLSLYLVERLCGHRVSVECSKALLLDMPRLNQLGYAILPLGRPHEDSKVRQLEDHLIANFQREVPINELADMAGMSRRTLMRRFKDATGSLPGAYLQMVRVAAARRMLEDGAHSIQQVGSSVGYEDTAFFRRVFKRHIGMTPASYRERFRFRHA is encoded by the coding sequence ATGGCTGAAAACGGCAAGCTGGACGTGGTGATCGTCCTGGTCAACGAAGGCTACGCCTCGACGGCTGTCGGTCCGATCGAGGTCTTCGCGTCCGCTGGCAGCATGTTCAACGAGATGCGCGGCGGCGATCCCCAACCACGATTCCGAGTGAAAATGGCCTCGATCGACGGCGATCCGATCGAGAGTGCTTATGGTCTACGCATCTCTCCCGACAGCAGTATCGCGGATGTCGGCCGAGCCGACCTCGTCATGGTTTCCGCATCGGGACTCTTGCCGTCCAAGTGGATGTCACGCCACGCAGCTCTGCTGCCTTGGCTAGCCGACCGATATCACGACGGCACCCTTGTCGCCGGCGTCTGTTCCGGCGTTGCCTTCCTGGCGGAGGCAGGTCTGCTGGATGGACGACGCGCCACCACCCACTGGGGCGTCGCCGACACGTTCCGGAGGCGGTATCCGAAGGTCGATTGGCGCACCGACATGCTCATCACCGAGGATGCCGGACTCTTCTGTGGAGGAGGAGTGAACGCTGCGACCGACCTCAGCCTTTACCTCGTCGAGAGATTGTGTGGCCACAGGGTTTCGGTCGAATGCTCCAAGGCGCTCTTGCTCGACATGCCACGCTTGAACCAGTTGGGATATGCAATCCTTCCCCTCGGTCGCCCGCACGAAGACAGCAAGGTTCGGCAACTCGAGGATCATCTCATCGCAAATTTTCAACGCGAGGTTCCCATCAACGAACTCGCAGACATGGCGGGAATGAGTCGCCGCACACTCATGCGCCGCTTCAAAGACGCTACCGGGTCTCTGCCGGGTGCATATTTGCAGATGGTTCGCGTCGCGGCGGCGCGCAGGATGCTCGAGGACGGGGCCCACTCAATCCAGCAGGTGGGTAGTTCGGTGGGCTACGAAGATACCGCTTTTTTCCGGCGTGTTTTCAAACGCCATATCGGCATGACCCCGGCATCCTATCGCGAACGCTTTCGATTCCGCCACGCCTGA
- a CDS encoding nickel-binding protein, protein MDLYIIRRRGIWADESEIEATNEKSLQVGREMADRLRWIRSYAVTEDDGRIGSVCIYEAEDADAIREHGRRIGAPSEEFQIVRGAVVKQPDPQPVHYG, encoded by the coding sequence ATGGATCTCTACATTATCCGCCGCAGAGGCATCTGGGCCGACGAAAGCGAAATCGAGGCGACCAACGAGAAGTCGCTTCAAGTCGGCAGGGAGATGGCAGACAGGCTGCGCTGGATTCGCAGCTACGCGGTCACCGAGGACGACGGACGCATCGGCTCAGTCTGCATCTACGAGGCCGAGGACGCCGACGCGATCCGCGAACATGGACGACGTATCGGCGCGCCGAGCGAGGAGTTCCAGATCGTTCGCGGCGCTGTGGTGAAGCAGCCCGATCCGCAGCCTGTGCATTACGGTTAA
- the dapD gene encoding 2,3,4,5-tetrahydropyridine-2,6-dicarboxylate N-succinyltransferase → MSHDDLRSTIERAFEARDTVTTDTRGEVRDAVEAALGLLDRGEARVAEKRDGEWHANEWLKKAVLLSFRLNDMTAIPGGPGRAQWWDKVPSKFDGWGEAEFRSAGFRAVPNCVVRRSAYVAPGVVLMPSFVNLGAYVDEGTMVDTWVTVGSCAQIGKNCHLSGGVGIGGVLEPLQATPVVIEDNCFIGARSEVVEGVIVGEGSVISMGVFISASTKIIDRETGEVFIGRVPPYSVVVSGSMPGKPLPDGTPGPSLYCAVIVKRVDERTRAKTSINDLLRS, encoded by the coding sequence ATGAGCCACGACGATCTCAGATCCACCATCGAGCGTGCCTTCGAGGCGCGCGACACCGTCACGACCGACACCCGGGGCGAGGTCCGCGATGCCGTGGAGGCCGCGCTCGGCCTGCTCGACCGCGGCGAGGCCCGCGTGGCGGAGAAGCGCGACGGCGAATGGCACGCCAATGAATGGCTCAAGAAGGCGGTGCTGCTCTCCTTCCGGCTGAACGACATGACGGCCATCCCCGGGGGGCCGGGCCGCGCGCAGTGGTGGGACAAGGTGCCCTCCAAGTTCGACGGCTGGGGCGAGGCGGAGTTCCGCTCCGCGGGCTTCCGCGCGGTGCCGAACTGCGTGGTGCGCCGGTCGGCCTATGTGGCGCCGGGCGTCGTGCTCATGCCGAGCTTCGTCAATCTCGGTGCCTATGTGGACGAGGGCACCATGGTCGACACATGGGTGACGGTCGGCTCCTGCGCCCAGATCGGGAAGAACTGCCACCTCTCCGGCGGCGTCGGCATCGGCGGCGTGCTGGAGCCGCTCCAGGCGACCCCGGTCGTCATCGAGGACAATTGCTTCATCGGCGCACGGTCCGAGGTCGTGGAAGGCGTGATCGTCGGCGAGGGCTCGGTGATCTCCATGGGCGTGTTCATCTCCGCCTCCACCAAGATCATCGACCGGGAGACCGGCGAGGTCTTCATCGGCCGAGTGCCGCCCTATTCGGTCGTCGTCTCCGGCTCCATGCCGGGCAAGCCGCTGCCCGACGGCACGCCGGGGCCGAGCCTCTATTGCGCCGTGATCGTCAAGCGCGTCGACGAACGCACCCGCGCCAAGACCTCGATCAACGATCTCCTGAGGAGCTGA
- a CDS encoding DUF805 domain-containing protein: MDFRDLLTSFDGRISRAKWWLGVLIVAVAAIVASVVLGMLFGWGPTATGLINLIVTVLVALPVTAIMVKRLKDRDRPLWLVAVFWAPAVVTILGQLLGFGYYTMEINGETVMMPDTFGWIVSAASFVIGIWSLIELGILKGTEGPNRYGPDPLAGKG, from the coding sequence ATGGATTTCAGGGACCTGCTCACATCCTTCGACGGTCGCATTAGCCGGGCCAAATGGTGGCTCGGTGTGCTGATCGTCGCGGTCGCGGCCATTGTCGCGTCCGTCGTCCTCGGCATGCTGTTCGGTTGGGGGCCGACCGCCACGGGGCTCATCAACCTTATCGTCACCGTGCTCGTGGCCCTGCCGGTCACCGCCATCATGGTGAAGCGCCTGAAGGACCGCGACCGGCCCCTCTGGCTGGTGGCCGTGTTCTGGGCGCCGGCGGTCGTGACCATTCTCGGCCAGCTCCTCGGTTTCGGCTACTATACGATGGAGATCAACGGCGAGACGGTCATGATGCCGGACACCTTCGGCTGGATCGTCTCGGCCGCGAGCTTCGTCATCGGCATCTGGTCGCTCATCGAGCTCGGTATCCTGAAAGGGACCGAGGGGCCCAACCGGTACGGACCCGATCCGCTCGCCGGGAAAGGCTGA
- the dapE gene encoding succinyl-diaminopimelate desuccinylase: MTRPHQPAADPASILRDLIRCPSVTPAEGGALDCLERLLEPRGFRCVRLPFEAPGTERVDNLFARFGTGAPHFCFAGHTDVVPPGDEASWTVPPFAAETVDGVLYGRGAVDMKGGVAAFAAAALDYLGARGEAFAGSISLLVTGDEEGPAVNGTVRMLQWLRDHGEVPDHCLVGEPSSVDRLGDTIKIGRRGSLNATLTVTGRQGHTAYPHKALNPVPGLVRMLDRLASERLDGGTAHFEPSTLAITSVDVGNPASNVIPERATARLNIRFNSEHTAESLERWVRDVCEAVTGEMGGTLELAFSSNADSFVTEPGPFVDLVAAAVGEATGVAPDLNTGGGTSDARFIKDYCPVVEFGPVNKTIHQVDERIPLDELVALTAVYRTLLERYFDRFSAGGAAG, encoded by the coding sequence ATGACGCGTCCCCATCAGCCTGCCGCCGATCCGGCATCCATCCTTCGCGATCTCATACGCTGCCCCTCGGTCACGCCGGCCGAGGGCGGCGCGCTCGACTGCCTGGAACGCCTGCTTGAGCCCCGGGGCTTCCGCTGCGTCCGGCTGCCCTTCGAGGCGCCGGGAACGGAGCGGGTGGACAATCTGTTCGCCCGCTTCGGCACGGGCGCGCCGCATTTCTGCTTCGCCGGCCATACCGATGTCGTGCCGCCGGGCGACGAGGCGTCCTGGACCGTTCCGCCCTTTGCCGCGGAGACGGTCGATGGCGTGCTCTACGGGCGCGGCGCGGTCGACATGAAAGGCGGTGTGGCCGCCTTCGCGGCCGCCGCGCTCGACTATCTCGGCGCCCGTGGCGAGGCGTTCGCAGGCTCCATCAGCCTCCTCGTCACCGGCGACGAGGAGGGCCCCGCCGTCAACGGCACGGTCAGGATGCTGCAATGGCTCCGGGACCATGGCGAGGTACCCGACCACTGCCTCGTCGGCGAGCCGTCGAGCGTGGACCGGCTCGGCGACACCATCAAGATCGGCCGGCGCGGCAGCCTCAACGCGACCCTGACGGTGACCGGCCGGCAGGGCCACACCGCCTATCCCCACAAGGCGCTGAACCCGGTCCCGGGCCTCGTGCGCATGCTCGACCGGCTGGCGAGCGAGCGCCTCGATGGGGGAACGGCGCATTTCGAGCCCTCCACCCTGGCGATCACCTCCGTCGATGTCGGCAATCCGGCCAGCAACGTCATTCCCGAACGCGCGACGGCGCGCCTCAATATCCGCTTCAACAGCGAGCACACCGCCGAGAGCCTGGAGCGCTGGGTGCGCGATGTCTGCGAGGCGGTGACCGGCGAGATGGGGGGCACGCTCGAACTCGCCTTCTCCTCCAATGCGGACAGCTTCGTGACGGAGCCCGGCCCCTTCGTCGATCTCGTCGCGGCCGCGGTCGGCGAGGCGACGGGGGTCGCGCCCGATCTCAATACGGGCGGGGGCACGTCCGATGCCCGCTTCATCAAGGATTATTGTCCGGTCGTGGAGTTCGGGCCCGTCAACAAGACGATCCACCAGGTCGACGAGCGCATCCCGCTCGACGAGCTCGTCGCCCTGACCGCGGTCTACCGCACGCTCCTGGAGCGTTATTTCGACCGGTTCTCCGCCGGCGGCGCGGCAGGGTGA
- the truA gene encoding tRNA pseudouridine(38-40) synthase TruA, giving the protein MPRYKLTIEYDGGPFVGWQRQANGPSVQGAIEEAAAALTGSAVAAHGAGRTDAGVHALGQVAHIDLERDWPEDTVRDALNHHLRPAPIAILSAQTVDDGFHARFSATRRHYRYRIVNRRSPLTLARGQAWLVARPLDAAAMAAGARHLIGHHDFTTFRSSECQAASPLKTLDALTVSRDGETVTIETSARSFLHNQVRSIAGTLKRVGEGAWQPDDVRHALNARDRTACGPVAPPDGLYLTRVDYG; this is encoded by the coding sequence ATGCCCCGCTACAAGCTCACCATCGAATATGACGGCGGTCCCTTTGTCGGCTGGCAGCGCCAGGCGAACGGGCCAAGCGTCCAGGGCGCCATCGAGGAGGCGGCCGCGGCCCTGACGGGCTCGGCCGTCGCCGCCCACGGCGCGGGGCGGACCGATGCGGGCGTCCACGCGCTGGGCCAGGTCGCCCATATCGATCTTGAGCGCGACTGGCCGGAGGACACGGTGCGCGACGCGCTCAACCATCATCTGCGCCCGGCCCCCATCGCCATCCTCTCCGCGCAGACGGTGGATGACGGCTTCCATGCGCGCTTCTCCGCGACGCGTCGCCATTACCGCTACAGGATCGTCAATCGCCGCAGCCCGCTGACGCTCGCGCGCGGCCAGGCCTGGCTCGTCGCCCGCCCGCTCGACGCGGCCGCCATGGCGGCCGGCGCGCGCCACCTGATCGGCCATCACGATTTCACGACCTTCCGGTCCAGCGAATGCCAGGCCGCCTCGCCGCTCAAGACACTCGATGCGCTCACTGTCTCGCGCGACGGCGAAACGGTGACCATCGAGACCTCCGCGCGCTCCTTCCTGCACAATCAGGTCCGCTCCATCGCCGGAACGCTGAAGCGTGTCGGCGAGGGCGCCTGGCAGCCCGACGACGTCCGCCACGCGCTCAACGCCCGCGACCGCACCGCCTGCGGCCCCGTCGCCCCGCCGGACGGCCTCTACCTGACCCGCGTCGACTACGGGTGA
- the fmt gene encoding methionyl-tRNA formyltransferase has product MLRVVFMGTPDFAVPTLGEILGQGHEVAAVYTQPPRKAGRGMSERPSPVHDFANAHGLPVRTPTSLKAQGEQEAFAALGADVAVVVAYGLILPRPILDAPGHGCLNLHASRLPRWRGAAPIQRAIMAGDTETAATVMRMDEGLDTGPVCLAERVPIGPETTAGELHDAMAAIGATLMARALAALSRGALDCVPQPDGGVTYAVKIDKAEARIDFSLPAREVHDRIRGLSPFPGAWFEMETGGARRRVKVLAATLAEGNGAPGEVLDDALTIACGEGAIRLVRLQREGKAAAMAQDFLRGHKVPAGTVLA; this is encoded by the coding sequence ATGTTACGCGTCGTCTTCATGGGAACGCCGGACTTCGCCGTGCCCACGCTCGGCGAGATCCTGGGCCAGGGCCATGAGGTGGCGGCGGTCTATACCCAGCCGCCGCGCAAGGCCGGGCGCGGGATGAGCGAACGGCCCTCCCCCGTCCACGATTTCGCCAATGCGCACGGCCTGCCCGTGCGCACGCCGACCTCGCTGAAGGCACAAGGCGAGCAGGAGGCCTTCGCAGCGCTTGGCGCCGATGTCGCCGTGGTCGTCGCCTACGGGCTGATCCTGCCGCGCCCCATCCTCGACGCGCCCGGCCATGGCTGCCTCAATCTTCATGCCTCGCGCCTGCCGCGCTGGCGCGGCGCGGCGCCCATTCAGCGCGCCATCATGGCAGGCGACACCGAGACCGCCGCCACCGTGATGCGCATGGACGAGGGGCTCGACACCGGGCCGGTCTGCCTCGCCGAGCGCGTCCCGATCGGCCCGGAGACGACGGCCGGCGAGTTGCACGACGCGATGGCCGCCATCGGTGCGACGCTCATGGCGCGCGCGCTCGCAGCGCTGTCGCGCGGCGCGCTCGACTGCGTGCCCCAGCCCGACGGCGGCGTGACCTATGCCGTCAAGATCGACAAGGCGGAAGCGCGCATCGACTTCTCGCTGCCGGCCCGCGAGGTGCACGACCGCATCCGCGGCCTGTCGCCCTTTCCCGGCGCATGGTTCGAGATGGAGACAGGCGGCGCGCGCCGGCGCGTGAAGGTGCTCGCCGCGACCCTGGCGGAGGGCAACGGAGCGCCGGGCGAGGTGCTCGACGACGCGCTCACCATAGCCTGTGGCGAGGGGGCGATCCGCCTCGTCAGGCTCCAGCGCGAGGGCAAGGCGGCGGCCATGGCGCAGGACTTCCTGCGCGGCCACAAGGTGCCGGCGGGCACGGTTCTCGCTTGA
- the def gene encoding peptide deformylase, whose protein sequence is MAIREIVKIPDPVLKAPSETVPAVTDEVRALLDDMLETMYDAPGIGLAAVQIGVPKRLVVIDLAKEDEEADPLFLINPEIVWASEAESEYEEGCLSIPDVNDVVTRPAEVKVRFLDRDGAEQEMHCDGLLATCVQHEVDHTNGILFIDHLSRLKRERIVKRFAKAKRHGQAAE, encoded by the coding sequence ATGGCCATACGCGAGATTGTCAAGATTCCCGATCCGGTGCTGAAGGCGCCGTCCGAAACCGTGCCCGCGGTGACGGACGAGGTGCGCGCGCTGCTCGACGACATGCTGGAGACCATGTACGACGCGCCCGGCATCGGGCTTGCCGCCGTCCAGATCGGAGTTCCGAAGCGTCTCGTCGTGATCGACCTCGCGAAGGAGGACGAGGAGGCCGACCCTCTGTTCCTGATCAATCCGGAGATCGTGTGGGCGTCGGAGGCGGAAAGCGAGTACGAGGAGGGCTGCCTGTCCATCCCGGATGTCAACGATGTCGTGACGCGCCCGGCGGAGGTGAAGGTCCGCTTCCTCGACCGCGACGGCGCGGAGCAGGAGATGCATTGCGACGGCCTGCTCGCCACCTGCGTCCAGCACGAGGTCGACCACACCAACGGCATCCTGTTCATCGACCATCTCTCCAGGCTGAAGCGGGAGCGGATCGTCAAGCGCTTCGCCAAGGCCAAGCGCCACGGCCAGGCCGCGGAATAG